The genomic stretch CAACAACATATATCCTGAACATATATCCGGGATCCGgagaagaagctagaaggaatcacgccagaagaatgttggtctggtgtcaAGCCTAGCTTGAGTCATTTGAAgttatttggatctatagcacctAGACATGTACCAGAttagttgagaagaaaacttgatgacatgTCGAGTCAGATGATCCTAGTAACATATCATTCGACTAATTAATACAAGTTATTTGACCCAttgaacaagcaagtagtgatcaaCAGGGATATGATCATATATGAGCTTAAGtaatgggattggactgaaaaaGTAAACAAGGATACAGTATGAGTCTTATATGAAGAACCAACAACTAAAGTCGAAAGAAAAAAGGTTGGTAAGAAGAAGTTAGAGGTGATACAGGTACAAGCTAACCTCAAAGAACTAGACACATGCTAGCAAGGtcgcaagaatgtgtgattacatcagatgatgggGTCAGTActgaaggtgagctggtacacTATGCTTTCTATGCAGATGCCGAACCAGTCAATGCAGATGAGAATTGAAGGATTcaaagtgggtgaaagctatgagTAAGGAATTGAATTACGTCGATGTCAACAGCACTTGATCAattgtcgaattgcctcaaggcaagaaggaaattaatttgaagtgggtatacaaggttaAATTGAATCCCAAAGGAGAAGTAACTCGACACAATGCAAGActtgtggcgaaaggatttcttcaaaaagaaggaatcgacttcgaTGAAGTTTTTACACCTGTTGCTAGGATCAAAACAATCTGATTGGTTGTTGGTCTAGGAAACATGGACAATTGGAACATATGTTAGATGGATGTAAAATGTGCATTCCTAAATGGCCCTttagacgaagaagtctatgttgcacaaccatTTGGGTTTATGAAACAtggggaagagagagagaggtgtataggctgcataaagccctgtatggactTAAGCAAGCTCCAAAAGATTGAAATAAGAAGATTGACATTTTTCTAAAGGATAATGAATTTGTGAAGTACACAACTGAGCATGGACTATATATAAAAAGAAGTAttagtgaattgcttatactatgtatCTATGTTGATGACTTATTGATAACATGTAACTACAAGAAAGAGATGgaagacttcaaaggtgatcttagcaaggaatttgaaatATCTAATCTGGGCGACATTTCATACTTCGttggcatcgaattctacaagagtggtagaggtttgatgatgcatcaaggaagatatgcaagtgaaataatcaagagatttgagatggaagaatgcaactcgACTTCGACACCTACTGAAACATGACTGCAACTGTCAAAAGACTCAAATGAAGATGATGTCGATCCAACCCAATAtggaagacttattgggtcattaagATGCCTTTGTCACACAAGacctgacttagcatacagtaTGGGTAATGTGAGTATATTCATGCtgaagccaaaggtatcacatcTAGCAGCGACAAAGAGGATACTAAGGTATTTGAAAGGAACTAACTATCCACTATGTCATTATGTTTCCTGCAGCTAATGAAGGAAAAGAATGTAAACTAGTGGGTTACACTAACTTAAGTTGGTGTAGTGATtctgaggatcgaaaatccacaattggttatgtgtttatgctaggtggtgcaccattTGCTTGGAGTTCAAGGAAGGAACCAGTAGTAGCATTGTCATCATGTGAAGCGAGTATATAGATGTTTCTCTTCGTGCATGTCAAGTAACATGGATGGTGAATCTAATCGAAGAGATTACAGGGAAAGATCGTGGAGCAATTACTATGAAGATCGATAACATATCAGCTATCAATctggcgaagaacccgatagcacatgaTCGAAGCAAGtacatcgaaatgaggttccactaTCTTCGAGAGCATGTAGCAAAAGGGAAGCTGAATTTGGAACAGTGCAGAACTAagaatcagattgcagacatCATGACAAAGGGAGTGTGGGTCGAAGTGTTCAAGAaattaagatctatgattaatgtagatagcttagacacaatgaattaggtggtgtgttgataTTGTAATTCATGGTGTCTAAGTAGTAAGCTGTCGAAACACCTAGTGGTGTCGAAATGTCGAAGCAGTAAGCTCAACAGGATTTCGACTTAGGTTTATTTTCTGTATTTTGGGTTTTTATGTTTTGGACTTTGACTTAGGGAGAAAGCAACCTACAACTATAAATAGAGAGAGTAACCCCTATTTTTGTAAgcacttgtattcacagaattttaCAGTTGCAAAGTGAATAAAATTTTTCACAGTGAGTGGACGGAGAGTTACTCTACAgaaaatcatcatcttcttccttttttttttcaaaccctaattttatttctTTCTCAATTTTCTATTTTCTCCATTGTCATTATACAGAGAGATAATAATATTGTTCATcaatattgataaaaaaatatccATATATTTTGATGGATTTCCAAAAGTTAATACATTCTTTTATACTTATTCTTTGAATGAAACCCATTTAATGTTCAATAATgaatgatataattgattataagATGATCAAGTTTTTTAGCATGATAGGTATATTATATAAGAGTTTAAATTAGGAAAAATCCAaccattataaaaaaatatttttgcaaaaatataaacttcTTGAACAACAATATCCCAATGAGTAATGATACGATGACACTGGACTTTTACATATGTATTCTACACCGTATATTCATGTGAGTGGTAATATTAAATTGTGTACAAACCCAAATTTTGaggaataattaaaatattaaaaaattataaagtagTAGCTTTATACGGTGTAGTGTCATTATATGGTGTACAAATAGCATGCTGTATCCCAATATGTTTGGTAGAAGTAACCACTAAACACATTAAGGTCTGGAGAAGAGTAGCAAAGTAGCTTTGTCCAAATCTTTTTGCGTATGCTTTTCCTCTATGTTAAGCCCATCAAAGTAGCTAAAGTTGTTTATTTGAGTTTGAATAAAGTTGAGATCATCCATAGCATTGGCCACATTTTTGTTAGCATCACTGAAATATATTTGTACCAATGAGAAATGCTaagaacactctcttttcaacactcctTCAAACACTCACTCTCTTATTGGTGGAAATATGTGTGGatcctaccactttatgtgggacctattttcaaagtgagggacccacacatatttcaaccaataagaaagtgggtgtttgagagagtgttgaaaagagagtgttgctagcactcctcttgTACCAATTTCTAAGAGAATGAACAGAGTGCAATAGATAATTTGTGACTCTAGTGATTCTCAATGACTTTCCTGAAATCTTCATGAGTTGTCCGCATCTTGGAAAAACTGAAATAAGGGGAGAACTTGTTATTGTTTGAGAAAGTTAAAATAATTGCACAATGATCCGAGTAACTTTTCTGAAAAGTGTAACAATTAGTAGACTCTCAAGAGTCAAGCCAATAAAGATAAAAAGTTTTATAATGtcaatacatcatcatcattgatGAGTAAGAGTTATATAAAAGTCAAATGTATTTAAGCTAACAATCAGAATTGACTAACATTATTGATTGGCTGCTTGTAGTTCCGCAGGTTAGGATTTTTTACTAATCATACGATTTCATTATAATGATCCAAAAATCGtccaatttaaaaaagaaaaaccgCTATTAAAAACTAAGTGTAAATACttacattaataattaataatacatATAGGGATTATACATAGATTAATAATTGCAGCTAATCCTGGTCCCTTGTCATACACATGTTTGACTTTTACATTTGTATAATACTATCTATGAACATGTGACATGTTTAGTCTACTAAGCTGAAAAACAAACAAATTCGCGCAATAACAGATCATTACAACCTATTTGTGTGGTCTGCATGTGCTTAATGCTACTTTGTATGCCCATTTTACTTCAAGCAGATTACCAAAAGCACGAGTCCACAAAAGCAATGATAATTAAAGATACAAAATCTGAACCCAACTTGATTCTGGTTGCATTTAGAGGAACAATTCCATTTGATGCTGAGCAATGGAAAACAGACATAGATATCTCATGGTTTGACATACCTAACGTGGGTAAGATACATGGTGGGTTCATGAAAGCATTGGGCCTTTTAAAGAACCGTGGATGGCCCAAACAGATAGACGAAAGAGGTGCGCATCGTTATGCTTACTACTCAATTAGAGAGGAGCTTAGAGCAGTATTGAGGGAAAATGAGGATGCAAAATTCATATTGACAGGGCATAGTTTGGGAGGAGCATTGGCTATTTTGTTTATTGCTGTGCTTATATTCCATGAGGAAGAATGGTTGTTGGAAAAGTTAGAAGGTGTTTATACATTTGGGCAACCAAGAGTAGGAGACCAGAAGTTTGGGGAGTTCATGAAAAGCAAGATGAAAATGTATGATGTTAAGTGTTTTAGATATGTTTACTGTAATGATTTGGTTCCTAGGGTTCCTTATGATGATCAATCCCTCTTCTATAAGCACTTCAGCCCTTGCCTCTATTACAATAGCTTGTACCAAGGGAAGGTATGAAATGTGAatattgattatgttattttatgtGTTACATGTATAGTCTGATTGAGTGGTCTTTTATGCAATGAAATACAGGTTCTAGAGGAGGAGCCAAACAAGAATTATTACTCTCTGTTATGGGTGATACCCAAGATGTTGAATGCAGTTTGGGAGGTGATTAGAGGTTTCCTACTACCTTTTTTTGTAGGTAAAGACTATAAACAGAATTGGTTCATGGTGATGTTCAGGTTTGTTGGATTGACATTCCCAGGAGTACCAGCTCATTTCCCTACAGATTATGTCACTTCTGTCCGTTTGGGATCCTTCGACGAACATCCAGAGCTTCAAGATTTCAAAGATGACTAATGTCAATGCTTTCATAACCAGCAACTGAACCCATGCATTTCAGTTTTACTTTTTCCATGGGAAATAATATTTCAACGTCCAAAATTTTGGTACACCGTCCAGTGTCTCATTATTTTGTGTGTTGTGTATTTCAAATAACATAACTATTTTTCCATTCTGATATTAGAATACTCATTTGATCAATCATATTAAAGATATGATGAAATGCACACAAGGTGCTTATAAATATCATGGTATACACACATGCAAGTATAATAGCATCTCATGCAAAGATTTGTCCCATTGAAGCAAAACTAATATGCAATAGAGAACAAGAAATATATCGATATATGTGTGTTTGCCTACCGTGATTTCCAGAAGCTACCTACCGTGATTTTCAGAAGCTACAAAATCAAACTGAAGCATGCATGATTTTGAGAAGGAAAGACTGTAATTAATTCATCGTTCTTTCTACTATAGATAATATTCATGTTAATAGCTTACAATTGAACAGGAATCTGTCAAGTAACCAGACaaggaaaaataaatacaaaaagaGGCTTATTTCTAAAGTTGGGCC from Vicia villosa cultivar HV-30 ecotype Madison, WI linkage group LG4, Vvil1.0, whole genome shotgun sequence encodes the following:
- the LOC131596509 gene encoding triacylglycerol lipase OBL1; this translates as MDSEQSFYKDYLLLKPKEASVFELCCFLCSSNTRNRGFIDCSEGLEVREFGQRWFLFISVVAQKVLVALEPLLKIVGDMLELWLNRIASNGGFIRLFFNILKGEMITPEKSSAEFLTVVGHLDPRVNLDKNIHQNDPEYKALLSIMASKFAYENEQFISTMVTNHWGMELLGQYSFWNDYQKHESTKAMIIKDTKSEPNLILVAFRGTIPFDAEQWKTDIDISWFDIPNVGKIHGGFMKALGLLKNRGWPKQIDERGAHRYAYYSIREELRAVLRENEDAKFILTGHSLGGALAILFIAVLIFHEEEWLLEKLEGVYTFGQPRVGDQKFGEFMKSKMKMYDVKCFRYVYCNDLVPRVPYDDQSLFYKHFSPCLYYNSLYQGKVLEEEPNKNYYSLLWVIPKMLNAVWEVIRGFLLPFFVGKDYKQNWFMVMFRFVGLTFPGVPAHFPTDYVTSVRLGSFDEHPELQDFKDD